DNA sequence from the Vicia villosa cultivar HV-30 ecotype Madison, WI linkage group LG3, Vvil1.0, whole genome shotgun sequence genome:
AATATTTCCTTTGACCTTCTTTTCCAATTATAAGTTTACACACATCTAGGAATCCTGCATATGCTGCAACATGAAGTGGAGTAGCACCTATTTCATTCATCATTTTCAAACTACTTTCATCACCAAGCTTTTCTATTGTTTCTACAAGACTTTTCACTACGTCGTCGCGTCGTCCCATGCTTACTGCCACGTGTAATGCTGTTCCTCTTCCCTTGATATCTATCTTGTGAAAATTACTGTCttcattgtattttttaattacttCATCCCAATCGTCTCCCAATACTAGGTCCCAGAACTCCATAGCTACATATTTTCATATTGCAACATGTGTTAATTAATATTATCtcgattttattataaattgttttggacttttcacacatattaaaaaaaataatagttgttggatgaaaataagaatttatAAAAGGTTTTCTAGAACTGTGTTTCATTAATGATATGTAaaagataaatttaaataattgagaaaggtgagaataataaatatttaaaagtataattaaaaaaacattattaatttttcatTTGGATTCTAAAAcgatttatattaaaatacaattatttttttttgcaaaatgacttataataaaaaactgaGGGAGTAGCAAAATGTGGAGAAGTTATTGAAGAGAAGTTATTGAGTGTTAATATATAAGGAAAAATTTAGACTTACATTTGTCATCTTCCATTTCTAGCTGACAGCTGATTTCCGAAACTACATATATTTATTTTGCAACATGtcttaattaaaaacaaaatacgGAGAATCTATCAAGTGTTAAAATATAAGGAAAAGTTTAGACTTACGCTGGTCATCTTCCTTTTCTTGCTCCGAAACTACATATATTCATTTTTCAACATgtgttaattaaaaacaaaatgtgGAGAATCTATTTAGTGTTAAACTGTTAATATATAAGGAAAATTTAGACTTACATTTGTCATCTTCCATTGTTATTCCACTGATTTCCATAACTACATATATTCATTTTGCAACATGTGTTAATTATTAACAAAATTTGGAGAATCTATTGTTAATATATAAGGAAACTAGAGACATACTCTGATGATGTGGAGAATTTATTGCCATTCCTCAAGATTGAAATGCAGAATGAAAGTAGCTAGTGTTGGTCCAAGGTACTAAGCAGATAGTGCAAGCTTAATTGTCTTATATTATATAAGAAAAGAAATGAATCTGATACTTTGGAAAAACCTTGAGCATACTCTCTTCCAAACACGAGTGTCacttactaatatttttattcctTTCTTCAACTTTGCAGCTTTTCAAGTGTGTAACAAACATATCATATGATGAGAAAAGCAAAGTGCAATATGTTTGTTGCTGAGTGAAACTCAAGCTTAAGTAAAACTTTCTTTTGTATTTGACGCAGAGAAAAGCAAACTGCAATATGTAATCGTTGGACATGCAcgtcaataattttaattaaaaacatcTTACCATTGTTAACAACGGTAAGTGATAAGAAAGTCATTAACTACCAACCTGATATTTCCACTCCTAACCAATTAAAAATCATATTCCATACTTTCAAACAACTTTTCATTAGATATAATATTAATACATTCTAAATAAATGTGTGTGTGTtcaactttaatttttatttgttcaatttaattaaaaatattttattcctttCTTCAATTTTGCTTTTTATCGTTGCAGCTTTTGAAGTGAGTGAGACATATCACATCATGAGAAAAGCAAAGTGCAATATATTCACAAAATGTTCACTGCCGAGGAAGCAAAAGCTACTAACTTTTTCAATGGGTGTCTTTGagttaaatatgttagtggtccttataaatatgacactttttacTTATAGtccttacaaaaaatttcatcgaattttgatCTTCACAAAATTTTCAGTCACGaattttggtccctcccgttagattactctaacggaggcttacgtggcacaCCACGTGTCACGCCACGTCAGTAACAGTCAACACTAAAGAAAAAGAGAcaaattgcgggggttttaaaccccctttaaataacttaaaaaacaataattttttacaatttctatcaaaattaaaataaattagtattcataattcttttttataattattataaacatggccaataaatcaataaaaaatatcattaaaagATATAAA
Encoded proteins:
- the LOC131658969 gene encoding uncharacterized protein LOC131658969; amino-acid sequence: MAINSPHHQIMEISGITMEDDKFSEQEKEDDQLSEISCQLEMEDDKSMEFWDLVLGDDWDEVIKKYNEDSNFHKIDIKGRGTALHVAVSMGRRDDVVKSLVETIEKLGDESSLKMMNEIGATPLHVAAYAGFLDVCKLIIGKEGQRKYLIQVKIFDGETPLFWAVNARQMSVFLYLQQFYRVDLNIAIDNNLTSILHVAIDTERYDMAIIIMHHYKVLTILKNKDDITPLEILATKTSAFISRNTLSWRQRILYYCLPLRNHDAKEVLKSLKRRTIFKAKVKNVF